From the Caloenas nicobarica isolate bCalNic1 chromosome 2, bCalNic1.hap1, whole genome shotgun sequence genome, the window gTTGACCAGCACCCTgaggtctttttccaccaggcagctttccagccactcttccccaagcctgtagtgctgcctggggttgttgtgacccaagtgcaagacccagcacttggccttgttaaacctcatacaattggcctcagcccaacaatccagctcatccagatccctctgtatggccttcctactttccagcagatcaacactcccatctaacttggtgtcatctgcaaacctaCTGAGGGTGCACTAgatccccttgtccagatcaaATCTTGATCCCAAGTCTACATTTAATGCTATTTCTCAATGCCTTAGTTCCATTTAGATGTATGAGAACAGTCAGTGGATGTATCACAATTAACACAACTTACTCAAGATTATTCTGCAGGTAATAGAGGACTCCAAGCTCATTGAGGGTTCGAGCATTATCTGGTGTATCCTTGCTTAATGTGAGCTCTTCCAATTGCAGGGCTCTTTGACGAAGGAGAGCAAAGCCACACTGCAGCAAAACACAAGGTAAGGTAAACAAATCACCATTACTTTTAAAGTGTATGgctgaagacagaaaatcaaAAGACTCAGTTTGGTAATAAAGGAGCACAATAATCCTACTTAGATTCTGTTTTCAAGCTAAATGGCACATAGGCATTCTGCTTATTTGCAATCTAACAGTAAATTCCACCAAAAATGCTTCTGGGAAATTTAAATTACTGTGCTGCCATTACAGTTGTTTTCCTTGTATCATACATGCTAATTTGCTTGAACTCCACAGGTCAAATAACAAAATTCAGATCAAATTCTTAGGTTTATAAGctaaaaacataaaatcaagttAATCTCCTACCCTTAATgccatatataaatacatataaagaATTACTCAAGGCTTTACATGGAGCTTTGTAAAATGGACTGCCAAGCTAAAGCTTACACGCAAAGTGAATTACAAGTAAAAAGCGCAGCCATTGTTACACACTCCGCCTTTTCTTGATCTTTCCagtcttaagaaaaaatatttgtgcagcagaaattattacagaaatggaCAAAATTTTCATGAtccaaattcatttttatttgagcACTGCAGAAACAGCAATATTCTTATGGCTTTTCCCTCCTTTCACTAGAGCTACAACTAGAGCTCTGGAGTTACTAGCTGAACTCTTATAGTATAGGCACTACAAGACAAACAAACCTTTTTGTCAAGAATGACAGGAGGAATTCTGTAGCTggaaagatggaagaaaaaaatagggaaaaactCAGTATGGCACCTAATATTATTACTGGGATTATCCATTGCAGCAAGCACTGTGTTCACTAGTATTTGTAAGATAAATGTCTCGGTTATTCTGACAACCACCTTTTTCCATTGCCCCTTTGACAGCCAATTGCTATCAGCACTAATTCTGCACCCCTGAAATGTATAGATCCActtatttcttttccacatcTCTCAACTCCATGCCAGTTGTACTGATGCATCTCCACTTGCAGCAGTTGAAAGGGGAGCCACTAAAGCTGCTGCTAGGCTACTTCACTACCTATGCCCTCAACTATCAAAAGCACTGGGGCTTtgtcagctctgcagacacacTTTATCATCTATTTAGCAGTGCCACAACATGCCCTACACTTTTATTAAATATCAAACATTTCCTTACCAGACTGCCTTTCCGCCTTGCTGCTTTTTGGCGTATTTTGAAGGACTTTTTCCTCAGTTGCTCAGCTTGTTCATATCTGAAAACAGGTATTTAGAGTGTTACAAGAATTGATAAATGTAGCATCAACGATTATTATGGAAAGCTTCTAAATGACATGAGTGTACAAATTTGAGGAGAATTTAAGGCAATGCTCCTCCTTTATCTCTAGAAGTTTTTCTGTTAAACTAAGCACAAAAATTGGCCCCTACATAGAGAGGATGCTCATGGTTGCATTGGAACTTCTGAAACtctaaacaaaaaccaaagaaacattttggctttaggaagaaaacatttgctgttatttttttaccaCCTCCACACAAAAGAACAATACCAGTGTAGTTAAGCTCACTTGTTCTGCTTTTGGTATAAGGTTGCAAGTGCATCAAGTTCACGGGCTACTCGAGGATGTTCAGCTCCATAAGCATTTTCAGAGATTTCCAGTGCCTGTTTATATAACTGTTCAGCATTTCCAAACTTCTTCCACTGAACATAAACTCCTGCTAGCTGGTGGAGTGATTGTGCCACCCTTGGGTGGTCTGGATCCAGAGCAGTCTCTCGAATCTCCAGAGACCGCTGCAGAGGAGCTACAGCCTGTAACAACGAAGTTCAGAATATGATGGCAGCAGGCAGCATCCTGAATGCTACAATAATTTAACAACTAAAACAGAAAGCACACACCGAGCTCTGCTTAATTTGCCTCCTTGCTGATAGGACAATCTCTAAATGTACTTACCTGACTGAGAAGACCTAGGTCCTTAAGAAACTGTCCCAGGGTCTCATAAAGATCAGCCAGGCAGATCATACTTTCCTCTCCCTCACAgcttttttcatattctttcaGAGAGTCAAAATACTCAGCTGCCATAGAGCTCTTATCTTTCCCAACCAGCTGCCAGTAACTCAGCAATTCTGCAAAATGTCCCCTGTTTCAACAAGGAAATAAGAAGCTCATCTTATCTCTGATACCCCTCTATTCAGACTGATGCTAGCTTAGAAGAAAAGGGCCATATGCATGAATTTTGTCTTTATGCTACAGTGTCTACACAGACAATCCATGGAGACTAATGCTCTTCAACAGCAGTATTTATCTCTTTACCAACCCCCAGGTATtaacagaatagaaaaaaatagattatttacATGACAACAGCATGCAGCATTTCAGCCTGTactatttaatttcctttaatcTATATCTATCCGTTTCTGATTTATATTGACAAGAATTACTTCAAAATGTTTAGAAGTGCCCAAGCAGTGGCTAACTTTGTACCTTTTGTAATTACTTCAAAATGTTTATAAGTGCCAGAGGAGTGGCTACCTTTGTACCTTTTGTAAAGGTTTTGGGATACAAAGAGGTTCAGAAGACACTTGTGTAGCTTTTGCTTATCGCCCTGCTGTTGGAAGAGCCAGGGGAGTTCATCTGCACTTCTCCAAGTCACTCGATCTCGACTATTGAAAGAGAagcaaatcaaaatgaaaactcaCAGGCCTAACGGAAATTGTCAATTTGATGTGAAAACTAGGTAAGCGTACAATTTGCCATATCTGAATGTCTAAACAGACGAAGTACTATTAGACCTATGTACACCATTTTCTCACATCTTCATTTTAATCTCAAATTTCACCTCAGAGGGCTCTGGAACCCCCAGGTACCTCACAGGAAGCTGCTCCTCCCTCCCATACGGGCTAGTCTGTGCCTGCTGGCACAGgactgcagccctgcagcagcccaCTGTCCCTTTGTGCCTCTTTTGCCTGGCAAACTGTGGCCCTCTTGGCTTTCTGCTACCCAACAGTGCATGCTCTGGGAAGCAGTAAGCGCTCGCCCGCAGCTGGGACACACTCACTCAGGACTGTAAATGCAAGTCAGCTTTCAAACTGGATATGAACTTGCAGCTGTTCAGCTGTTCTACTGAACCTCCTCTTGTCTATGTGCTAATTGCCTGCTCGACACTAGTGgtcttcttctgcttcttcaagTTCCAAGCAACCTCAAATTTCCTAGCATTTATTGGGAGTTAAAAATCTACATGGGGTCCATTACCACAAAATAACTGACGTGGTATAAATTTATGCCCTACCTTTCCACATGATAACTTTATTATATGCCCATTCCCCTCCATAGTCCTCAATCTCTTCCGAGATTAAAAAGCAACGTATCAATAATAAACTGCTAAACTGATAACTAAGGCTTTGCAGAGTTATTTTGCCATAACGATTTACtgaaatgagacaaataagctatagaagaaaacaaaaatatccatgAGGCATAAAGCCTGCAATTTAGCACATCTTGAGGAATTCTGACCTACCTTAGCTGCATGGTGAAATACTCCACTAGTTTTTGTCTATAggcagaaataacattttcaccTTCTCCCATATACTCTAGTCTCACCATCTCCCAAGCCTGAAAGAGAGTATAATTAAGCGAAAGagaatacatttaattttttattaagtgCTGAAGATACACAGAGCGCTATGCAAGATTTCTTTATGAAACGCATCTCATGTTGTAGAACTGAAAGTCTTTTGATGACAAAGGCACTACAAACAGACTGTCTTACATTAGAGCAAAGCTCTGGTTGTTCAAATAATATTCCCTTCTCCTTCAATTGTGCTTGTTTTCTTGAGCACTTAGTGTTTTCCAGGACACATGGggttaataaataataaatcagAAATTTCTGATGGTTTTACATGCCAGGTTTTCAACTGCTGACCAATACTGACCAATACTGGTATCACAGCTGTAGTAGTTGTCAAGGTGATTCTAACATCAGACCAGATGTTAAGGAAAATAGATGAGCAAACACAAATATACCACAGCCTACCTAGTTAACAACAGAACTTAACTAAAAAACAGAGGGGCTTAGGGGGTGGAGTTTCACTTGCATgtgtttaaaattacaaaatttaCCTGGAGGTGCTGGAACTTTAGCAAACCACATCCGTATGTCAGCAAACACATTTTGTGCAGGCTGTGAACAAGCGAGGCTAACACTGCAGAAGACAGTTCAGGATAAAGTTCCATCAGCTCTGACTCACTCACACCATTGTGGCTAACACCAATGACACACAGTAtctacaaaaagcagaaaaatgattTTACAGAGTTAAGAATATTTGCTGCAGAGCTCGGTTACACTGAAAttccaagaaaaatactgtgtatCACTGTGTATAACTTCATACatcaagggagaaaaaaaacctgcctaCACAAgccctttccctcttctgtccGCAAAGTACAACTCTTAGTGCTAATGGATTAATATTCTAATAGATAAAGCACCAAATGGGACACTCTGGGCCAAACAAATGGCTCTTAGACTTTCCTCTAAAACACTGGGGGAAAATAACCCCATTATCACAAGGAACTTCCATCTAAGTAAAAAATGCTGAAGGTCTTATGCTGCCAGCACCAATGAACTTCTGGCAATTATCGAGTATCATgttctagtaaaaaaaaaaatgttccacaCAACAGGGAAATTCTGCAATGGTAGGAAGAGGAATCAGAAATCTAATAAGTGATGCCCTGTATTCAGAGATGCCAGGTTTTGATTACATTTACCATGTTCAATGTAGTTACTCATTGGATCAGGGTAGTGATCAGCAAGGAAGCGCTAATTCTGTATCTTATTATGGTGGAAAAGTTCTCTGTTTTGTGCAACAATGACTTGGTTGAAATTTAACACAAAGCAGTTATATGTTCTATAGTTATGCAATAGATATGATTAATAAAATTGTCCCTTCTATACTAATAATACAGTAATCTCTGAATCATACATATGAACCAACATGACATATTTACTTTTAAGAAACACTCTTTCCAGGAAGGATATACATTACCTGTAGAAATACTGACGCATTCTCTGCTTACCTCTCTCAAAAAACCTTTCTCTTTATCATTCTGCAATGACTCTCGAATTGATCTCAGGATGAGCCTGTACAGTGATACTGTGTCTTGACATTGGAAACACTGTTGAAGGGTTTCATCAATACTTCCTGTATTTCCGACACTACGCAGAAGGACAAAAAGGGCACGGTTTAGCATACTAAATTTGGCTAAGATGAATTGAAACTACTGAAGAGGTCTATCTCAAAAGTGCTCTGAATTCTTACTGTGTTTAAAAGGTGCACAGCATCTGGTGAGATTAAACACAGAAGAGGTGAATTCCCGAAGCCACCTTCTGTCATATTGtctcatttttctaaataattgcaacatttttatttaaaaaaaaaaaaaaagtgtgttgcagtggttttttttcctccagcaggaGTACCGAATAAGAACATCAGGCTGGATAAAGATAAAACCACATGCTGCTGTTTCACTTAATGCATTTACAAAGCATGTTTTCAAGAGCAATTAAGCATTTTAGgacataaaacagaaacaaaaaaaccaatgaAAATCAGTCACCCAGAGTAAATTATCCATCAGTGTATCATCTTCTGGGAGTCTCTAAActaaaaatgcatctttctcAACAAGATGAAGTCTAGGTTAATAATACGCCAATGCACTTATTAAGTATTCCCTTGCACAAGAgggaagatttattttctccacAGCAGGAATTATAGGGAAAAATACCATATGCAGGATGTTAAACTAAATAGTTGTTGAACCTCCATTTAGCCTTAAAAATCTATAAGGCAAACTATCTGGTACATCAGTAAATACAACAGACCTGAATTAAACTGTTTAACAAAACGATATCACATTCTCCAAATACCTCTGAAAAGCACTGAAGCAACTAACATATCGAGGAAgcagaacaacattaaaataaaataaaaactgaagagCTGAAAACAGACAGATACAACTGCATTTAGTACCAAAATGGTGATTGTACACAACCTGATCTTTCCTCCCATTGTTTTCACAGTCAGTGAAGGGGGAAAACTTTGTACACTGCTCCACTGTTTGTTCTTAATGAGATCCATTCTGTGTTAAAtgaatgtatttcaaaatgctaACAAACCTACTTTAAGTCTTCCAGTCTAGTGATGAGCACAGTAATTTCAACATCATCTCAACTTACCAAGCAATGGTTTTGCCCAAGAGAGTGACATACAAAGCATTGCAAGTTGTGGCAGAACGACAATGTCTCTCAAGCTTCTTTTCCTAcaacatttgaaagaaaatccGTGAGCCAAGATGAAATTAACCATACCAATAAAATGTTCACTGACAAGGCAATAGAAGTTCTAGATAAGCTTCTATCTATAACATCTCAAGACTGTGACATGATAACTACCAcacaaaatactgcttttttctAGTTATAGGAGCATACAAGCGAAGGTGTCCTTCTgaatttaagatttaaaaagtTATGATCTAATCATTACATCTCTCAAGGATTACCTTACAGAATCAGTCTCCAAGGCAAAGAGGTAAATACCTTTTTCCTGACTCTGCCTATCATTTTTACAGTATTATGCAATACTAAACTTTCTATTgctctaaaataaaagaatgtgtTTACAGCAATATATGCAACTCCACTATTTTTGTGTTAATAATTTATGCTGTTCCATCTGTGTTTGAGCACTATGAGCCATGGGGTAAAAATGCTCAAACCGTGTCCCATCTTGAGCAGTATTTACTTAGCTAAATATAATACTTCCTTTTGGCAGCTGTACTTATTTCACCTTTCCGTGTTTTCATTACAAGTTATATAACAGTAAGGTACTTTAGAAGAACTGCAACAGACATACCTGCTCTTTAGTCAATTTAACATTTGCAAAGTTACATTCTGCACTAATGAGAGATTTAACATCTTTGGAATTCAGTGGATCAAGATGAAGAGTGGGCCACAACCTTTGGTAAGAGAGAACAAAGTTATGTTCAGACCTTATTAAATagcacacaaaaagaaaaaaaaaagccatcaaaGTTCCAGAACTCTTTAAAGATTTATACCAAAGCAGTAATTGAAGCTTGTCCTGGTTtcggctgggatagagttaattttcttcctagtagctggtatagtgctgaGTTTTGGATTCAGTATGAGAAGAACATTGATAATAAAGGGATGTTTTGGATGTTGCTAAGCAATGTTTATAacaagtcaaggacttttcagccagGAGGTTGGAGATGCAcgagaagctgggaggggacatggcGAAgagagctgaccccagctggccgaagggatattccataccatatgacatcatgctcagtatataaactaggGAACATTTAGCTGGGGGGACCGCTGCTTGGAAACTGGCTGCGTATTGACTGACAGGTGGTGAGCAATTCCATTGTGCATCATCTATTtgatatattattttataattattatcCACAAATCTGGTTTCACAACACCTAAAATCTGTCCTCACTGCAGTTACAAAGGAGAAGCTTTCATTGTCTTCAGTGGTTGCAAAACCTTATCCTATCTTTACAAATCTGGCTGTTTGCTCCTCAACCAGTAACTGTAATTTAGAATAACAACTCTAACCCAGGCATCTCAGAAATACAACATACCTCCACGCCTGTGGACATGTTTCCACATTCACTGATACAATCACTCTCACATTCACTGGCAGTGGATCTATCAGCCATTTCATGTGCTTCTCAGcttgcttaaaaacaaattttggtTACTTAATACAAAGGCTGTTCAAAATAAATGCCAGAGGTTGATACATTCTATTAACTGTACAGCTCAGTGAAAGGAGTCTTACATTCTCCAGTCTTCTTAAAAATTGTTCACAATCCAGCTCTTGAAATGGTACTAAATGATATTTATCAGCATGTCTGTACATTAAATAGCAGATAGAATAGTATTGTTGAAATATTCACCTCAAAAGACTAGGCTATTTACATGCCCAATAAGTCGGCTCACAGCCTTCAACTTGTGGATAAATAATCTAACTGGACTGCTCAAAAATTATTGTGTTGAgataaatttaggaaaaaaaaccaaatcaaccaaacacaaattttatctataaaaatgaaatactgtattttaactCATCTGCAATTTtcgcaaaaatattttctgtacgTGTTCTTCAGAGCAAAGCAAACATTAATATTTCCATTAGATACATATAGCTGAACCTATTACAACAAAGTTTCTTTAGACTGACAAACAGTATTTCAAAAACATACCTGTATTTGGTCAATAGAATCAATAATTATAATAATGCTGCCTTGATGACGTGCAGAAAGCTTTTCCAGCCAGCGAGGAAACTCTTCCAGAAGTTTAGCTGGATCCAAAGTCAGAGGTGACACTAACCAAGAGTGTTGCATAAGCTGCAGTATAAACATATGTAACAAATTctaccttaaaaataaactagGATAGTTGAAAGCAAGTCCTATAGACAcataacacacaaaaacccaaccctaTATATGATTTTGGGCAATTTTTCTAGTCAAGTTCACACAGAATTCTTTCCCTCTAGTATATGCAGAAAGCTGGCATATGCAGAACAAAGAATATTTATCGAACTCATTGTGTAAATTCTAGAGAGATAACCTGAGTTTGCACAATGGACAAGGAATTTGGAGACTTAAAGAGCTTAAAAGTTTCACGGGTTGAACAGGCAAACTTCTAAAATACATAAGAAAATTGGAAGGAAAGCACAACTGAGTTCATTTTTCTAAAGGTTTTAGTCCTGTGAGGTTCTTAGTGCCAccctgtgaaagaaaaacaaagctcagACCCTGGTACAAAAATACCCCTCACTTATTCCCCACATATCTAACccataattaaaaaataaataaacataggAGAGAAACTAGTCTAGGAATGATATGGTGCCAATTCGTGAATACAGCCTCAGGTTCCTAAGCACAAAGCCAGAAAAAGTACCACCTGCCTCTCCCATCGGCCAGATGGCAGGAAATTTTGGAAGAAGCTTATATGGCTTTATAAGCCATCAATATAGGTCACTGGAAGCATAACTGCTAATGGAAATCTATTAAAATATCCCAGTGATGCTATTTAACTGATCTGCATTCAATGTATAGGATCAGATGGCCCCATTCTATAATGCTTTACATATGTATTACTCTTAACTGATGTAGAAAAACCTGTACCAAATGTTATCTTTtgacatacacacacatgcactttCCAAAGAATCACACAATGCAAGGTATGTAATAATACGGCATACCTTTAAAGTAAGACGCTTAATTATCAGTGCAGATTCTGAACTAGTAGACATGGGCCTCCCAACAAAGTGATAAAGAATTAGAGTGTTTGGTGAATGTTTCTGTTGCAACTGAATCctaatgagagaagaaaaaaaaagggcactTAACAGACtataattttgcaaatatatCTCAAAGAAAAACTATCAGTTTTGCCAAAGGACACAGAGTGTCTGACCTAGAGGTGTTTCGTGTTTATCTTACAAAATAGGATAGACATTTCCTGAGCTATAATTGAACTTTTTATGCAAGATTCCACTTCAGCTTTCTACAGTACTGACAGCCATTAACAAGTGCCCTTCCTGGCACTGGACAGTCACATGTCACTAAGCTTTCAAGAAGTAATGACattatccatttatttttatgtcagcAAATTTTGTCATAGCCTAAAAGTGAccataaaatgcatttctatgATAAATTACTAGGTCTGatctttcctttatttcagttaaaaagacTCCAAAGAACCCCTCTTGTGTATCAGAGATAGGCAACACTATTGAGCTACTGAAACCACTTCTTAATGCTGTGCGAAGACAGATCTGTAGGGTGTTGCAACTGGAGTCAGAGAGATGTGAAAGGCAGTCCAGATGGCATTACCTACTCAGTTCTTACAAATCTTTCCAGGATGCTTCTATAACTTCATTGCTTTGTAAATGCTCCCATTTTACATCTAATTAAACTGATATGATCTTTGAAATGTAATGGAACCTTTTTTCTTAAGTTTCattcataccaaaaaaaaaaaaaaagtttaaactACCATTTTGACAGAAGAAGAGATTTCCCAGAGCCTGGTCCTCCCGATACAAGCAGAGGTGGAattggtgctggtgctgctacTAGGTCATTTAGACGTTCATAATactataaaaaataaacaatcatTACAAATATTCCACTGTTTAAGGGAGATATAGAGTGCTTGATGATATAAACAATCTAGATACAAACCGCATGTACAGATTTATTAAGGTAAGGgaataaatactgaaatgctAATAAACTGAATTAGTGTTACTACAGGAGAGCAATTGAGTACTATGTTTGTTCAGGCTTCCTCacccccatctcccccaactACTCCACTGCACTGGAtatggttgccttcaaagttGCCATGAATGATATTTTGAGGCACACCACATGAATGCCCAAGAGTGCTGTAGCAGAGTTCAGGATGACAAGAACACAAACCACCCTTCATCCACTTGggagaaatattttgtctgcAAAAAAGAAGTGGAGGTGCATTAAGATATACACAGGTATTTTTCCTATTAATGTTCTATTATTTTGCTGTTCTAGACTGCAGTAAAGAGGACACAATTCTCCAAACCATTGCAAACATACAAGTCATGAAGTCAAATATAAAATTGTGCTAGTAAAATAGAGGTactaaaaatttaaatacagtatCACAGAAACCGCATGCTTATGTTACATTGTAACTAAGTAACGTTGTGCAAATCAACTGTCGCATCACTTTCCATGACCACttcaatgttttttcttcttatattcGCTATACCTTCCGTACATATAACTGTCCCTGATACCACcaatttgaaatgtttcaaaaattttatttcaagtaatAAGTATGGAGCTATTCAGCAGCTCTGTACTTCTAAGTTTCCTGTGTTCTTCTCACATACGTATGGCTGCTTGATGAGATGAAATCTTTTCTTTAGTCACCTCTGAAAGACCTAACTCCAGCTGTCAAGACACAGCTTGGattgcctcaaaaaaaaaaggcattcagaGCCTTTTCTATTGACAACCAAAGCCTAGGAGGACACCCTGCTTCTGGCACACTGTTATAGTGCTTTTCTCTAGTGCAGGAACAACTGCTTCTTCATCAATGTCATTCAACAACACACAAACTGGCATCTCTCCCAGAAAACAAATATGTCATCTATACAAGACATATGGCTTCTTCCGGCCTAAGGAGTAATAGCCTCAAGGATGCTCTCAagacacagctgcttctgtagAAGTACAACTTGCCAAACAAGAGACAGAAGTGAGTGATGACTTTCTCTTCGTCCATATACATTTCCAGTGCACTTACTTTCTCGAATCCCAGCTCACATGTTGAATTAGAGGCCTGCTGAAAAGCTTCCATCTGTTCTTGTTCATCATGCGCATCCCACAATACATCACCGAAAACTTCTTCTTCAGGAGCAGTGGACTCCTCCTTATTACCCAAATCCTTGCCTTCTAATTCGGTCATTTCACACCCCAATATATCctaagtaaaaagaaaattacaaggAGAAAATCGCAACTGCAATTCTTAACAGTGCAGGCACATTTGGTGTTATGTCTCAATTCCACTGTATATGAGTGTGGCTCTACTAAGATCAATATGCTCATTTCCTTTTAGGCTAACAGAGAacataaataaatgagaaattaGATGAAACCAAGTTAACTCTGAATGCACAGGTCTCAAGACATTGTTTATAATCTTCTCATAGTGGAAGCAATTCACCGCAAGGAACGATAAGGAGAGAATGGAATATACAATTTTTCCTTATGCTATGATATagataaaaagaaagtaaaagagaaTTTAGGCCACAAACAGATCTCTTTGCCCTGTTATTTCTACTTGTGTCCATAAAACCACTGatcagttttggtttttattttccacttgcAGATTTCTTTGCTTGCCAGATATGGATGATAAAACACAAAAGGATCCTTTGAATTACCTCTAAGTAGCATATATTAATCACACTGACATCATTTAAGATCATAAATCAGAGTAGgaacagaaaaagctgaaatgcaTCATGTACTCTACCTGTTTAATTATCTTTTCCACACAACTATAGATCTCATACGCTCCTTCCTCCACACCTCCAGTATGATCAATCGTCTGAAAAAGTAAATGGCAAAGCATGACACAACTCTGAACCCAACTGGGAACAGTATCTAGGACTTCCAACAAAAACATTACGGAACACATTTAAATTCCATTCTGTTGCATTTCTTAGGTAGGATTCACGTTGCCTAAACTTTAGATGTTGGGCACCTAGTTTCAGCTGTTCTCAACAGTTCTCTCTGTAGAGGGAAATAAATGGCAACTGATAGCAGGGGTCTGCTACAGGGCACCCAACCAGGACAACCGAGCACATGAGGTCCTCTATAGGaccagcaggagcagcctcATGTTCACAAGCCCTGGTCCTCACGGGGGACTTCAACCACCCCAGTTTCTGTTGGAGGGACAATA encodes:
- the NPHP3 gene encoding nephrocystin-3 isoform X1: MGTASSLVSPAGGVGEVIEDTYGGGEACEIPVEVKPKARLLRGSLRRVGASRPGGLIGASFKSTASVQELECVAEYERLKKEYEIFRVSKNNEVASMVKKEAKLDRENKRLRAELQALQKTYQKILREKESALEAKYQAMERAATFEHDRDKVKRQFKIFRETKENEIQDLLRAKRELEAKLQRLQAQGIQVFDPEESDSDDNCTDVTVATGAQSEYWNGGALGSEPSMGSMMQLQQSFRGPEFAHSSIDVEGPFANINRDDWDAAVASLLQVTPLFSHSLWSCTVRCFIISTDETQPEVDIFIRNYSPKLQRVCETMGYFFQVVNFSAENERPLKDVRKWEIEKSSLVILLLHLTLPSCLLEDCEEAFLRNPEEKPRLIYHRKEDGRISSVSVQQLIEQISSVNKAKTIDHTGGVEEGAYEIYSCVEKIIKQDILGCEMTELEGKDLGNKEESTAPEEEVFGDVLWDAHDEQEQMEAFQQASNSTCELGFEKYYERLNDLVAAPAPIPPLLVSGGPGSGKSLLLSKWIQLQQKHSPNTLILYHFVGRPMSTSSESALIIKRLTLKLMQHSWLVSPLTLDPAKLLEEFPRWLEKLSARHQGSIIIIIDSIDQIQQAEKHMKWLIDPLPVNVRVIVSVNVETCPQAWRLWPTLHLDPLNSKDVKSLISAECNFANVKLTKEQEKKLERHCRSATTCNALYVTLLGKTIACVGNTGSIDETLQQCFQCQDTVSLYRLILRSIRESLQNDKEKGFLREILCVIGVSHNGVSESELMELYPELSSAVLASLVHSLHKMCLLTYGCGLLKFQHLQAWEMVRLEYMGEGENVISAYRQKLVEYFTMQLSRDRVTWRSADELPWLFQQQGDKQKLHKCLLNLFVSQNLYKRGHFAELLSYWQLVGKDKSSMAAEYFDSLKEYEKSCEGEESMICLADLYETLGQFLKDLGLLSQAVAPLQRSLEIRETALDPDHPRVAQSLHQLAGVYVQWKKFGNAEQLYKQALEISENAYGAEHPRVARELDALATLYQKQNKYEQAEQLRKKSFKIRQKAARRKGSLCGFALLRQRALQLEELTLSKDTPDNARTLNELGVLYYLQNNLETAELFLKRSLEMRERVLGSNHPDCAQSLNNLAALYNEKQHYDKAEELYEKALDIRRRALAPDHPSLAYTVKHLAVLYKKMGKLDKAVPLYELAVEIRQKSFGPKHPSVATALVNLAVLYCQMKKQIEALPLYERALKIYEDSFGPMHPRVGETLKNLAVLSYEGGDFEKAAELYKRAMEIKEAETLLICGKATSRHSSSGDTFSLKSALSPNIFLEHGQR
- the NPHP3 gene encoding nephrocystin-3 isoform X2, which gives rise to MGTASSLVSPAGGVGEVIEDTYGGGEACEIPVEVKPKARLLRGSLRRVGASRPGGLIGASFKSTASVQELECVAEYERLKKEYEIFRVSKNNEVASMVKKEAKLDRENKRLRAELQALQKTYQKILREKESALEAKYQAMERAATFEHDRDKVKRQFKIFRETKENEIQDLLRAKRELEAKLQRLQAQGIQVFDPEESDSDDNCTDVTATGAQSEYWNGGALGSEPSMGSMMQLQQSFRGPEFAHSSIDVEGPFANINRDDWDAAVASLLQVTPLFSHSLWSCTVRCFIISTDETQPEVDIFIRNYSPKLQRVCETMGYFFQVVNFSAENERPLKDVRKWEIEKSSLVILLLHLTLPSCLLEDCEEAFLRNPEEKPRLIYHRKEDGRISSVSVQQLIEQISSVNKAKTIDHTGGVEEGAYEIYSCVEKIIKQDILGCEMTELEGKDLGNKEESTAPEEEVFGDVLWDAHDEQEQMEAFQQASNSTCELGFEKYYERLNDLVAAPAPIPPLLVSGGPGSGKSLLLSKWIQLQQKHSPNTLILYHFVGRPMSTSSESALIIKRLTLKLMQHSWLVSPLTLDPAKLLEEFPRWLEKLSARHQGSIIIIIDSIDQIQQAEKHMKWLIDPLPVNVRVIVSVNVETCPQAWRLWPTLHLDPLNSKDVKSLISAECNFANVKLTKEQEKKLERHCRSATTCNALYVTLLGKTIACVGNTGSIDETLQQCFQCQDTVSLYRLILRSIRESLQNDKEKGFLREILCVIGVSHNGVSESELMELYPELSSAVLASLVHSLHKMCLLTYGCGLLKFQHLQAWEMVRLEYMGEGENVISAYRQKLVEYFTMQLSRDRVTWRSADELPWLFQQQGDKQKLHKCLLNLFVSQNLYKRGHFAELLSYWQLVGKDKSSMAAEYFDSLKEYEKSCEGEESMICLADLYETLGQFLKDLGLLSQAVAPLQRSLEIRETALDPDHPRVAQSLHQLAGVYVQWKKFGNAEQLYKQALEISENAYGAEHPRVARELDALATLYQKQNKYEQAEQLRKKSFKIRQKAARRKGSLCGFALLRQRALQLEELTLSKDTPDNARTLNELGVLYYLQNNLETAELFLKRSLEMRERVLGSNHPDCAQSLNNLAALYNEKQHYDKAEELYEKALDIRRRALAPDHPSLAYTVKHLAVLYKKMGKLDKAVPLYELAVEIRQKSFGPKHPSVATALVNLAVLYCQMKKQIEALPLYERALKIYEDSFGPMHPRVGETLKNLAVLSYEGGDFEKAAELYKRAMEIKEAETLLICGKATSRHSSSGDTFSLKSALSPNIFLEHGQR